Proteins encoded by one window of Kineosporia sp. NBRC 101731:
- a CDS encoding carboxyl transferase domain-containing protein: MNARDLIQLTLDPGTWRSWDAPADHERYGPVDEAYAQALAAARERSGLDESIVTGEGRLGGRPVALVVGDFSFLGGSIGVATAERFVAAADRARERRLPLIASPASGGTRMQEGTVAFLQMVKISAVVAAHRAAGLPYLVYLRNPTMGGVLASWGMLGHVCAAEPGALIGFLGPRVFEALNGEPFPADVQTAENLFRHGLIDAVVEPAALRAIAIDALDVLTSSPVVGPAAPSTTPSTTVVADLPDRPAWESITASRDPQRPGVRELLEVAAGPVVPLNGTGQGEADPGMLLALARFGDTGCVVLGHDRRAATGSPIGPAGLREARRGMRLAAELGLPLVSIVDTAGAALSPEAEEGGLAGEIARSLADLTTLTAPTVCLVLGQGAGGMALALLPADRVIAAEHGWISPLPPEGASEILHRTPTRAAQIADAQGVRARDLLRDRIVDIVVPEYPDDTAEAFLRRIGAALERELHTVLGADPAQRLSTRLARYRGIGL; encoded by the coding sequence ATGAATGCCCGCGATCTCATCCAACTCACGCTGGACCCCGGCACCTGGCGGTCGTGGGACGCACCGGCCGACCACGAGCGGTACGGGCCGGTGGACGAGGCCTACGCGCAGGCTCTCGCGGCCGCCCGGGAGCGCAGCGGGCTGGACGAGTCGATCGTGACCGGAGAGGGACGACTGGGTGGCCGCCCGGTGGCGCTCGTGGTCGGGGACTTCTCCTTCCTCGGCGGATCGATCGGTGTGGCCACCGCCGAGCGCTTCGTCGCCGCCGCCGACCGCGCCCGCGAACGCCGGCTGCCGCTCATCGCCTCGCCGGCGTCGGGCGGCACCCGGATGCAGGAGGGGACGGTGGCCTTTCTGCAGATGGTCAAGATCTCCGCCGTGGTCGCCGCGCACCGGGCGGCCGGGCTGCCGTACCTGGTCTACCTACGGAACCCGACGATGGGCGGCGTGCTGGCTTCCTGGGGCATGCTCGGGCACGTCTGCGCCGCGGAACCGGGGGCGCTGATCGGTTTTCTCGGCCCCCGGGTGTTCGAGGCCCTGAACGGGGAGCCGTTCCCCGCCGATGTGCAGACCGCGGAGAACCTGTTCCGGCACGGCCTGATCGATGCCGTGGTCGAGCCGGCAGCCCTGCGGGCGATCGCGATCGACGCACTCGACGTGCTCACCAGCTCACCGGTCGTCGGGCCGGCGGCTCCTTCGACGACCCCTTCGACGACCGTGGTGGCCGATCTGCCGGACCGCCCGGCCTGGGAGTCGATCACCGCGTCCCGGGACCCGCAACGACCGGGGGTACGGGAGCTGCTGGAGGTCGCCGCGGGCCCGGTCGTGCCGCTGAACGGCACCGGGCAGGGGGAGGCCGATCCGGGGATGCTGCTGGCGCTGGCCCGGTTCGGTGACACCGGCTGCGTGGTGCTGGGACACGACCGGCGGGCCGCCACCGGGTCACCGATCGGCCCGGCGGGGTTACGGGAGGCCCGGCGGGGCATGCGGCTGGCCGCCGAGCTGGGTCTGCCGCTGGTCTCGATCGTGGACACGGCCGGGGCCGCGCTCTCCCCGGAGGCCGAGGAGGGCGGCCTGGCCGGGGAGATCGCCCGGTCGCTGGCCGACCTGACCACCCTGACCGCCCCCACGGTGTGTCTGGTGCTGGGACAGGGCGCAGGCGGGATGGCGCTGGCCCTGCTGCCCGCGGACCGGGTGATCGCCGCGGAGCACGGCTGGATCTCGCCCCTGCCCCCGGAAGGTGCCTCGGAAATCCTTCACCGCACGCCCACCCGCGCCGCCCAGATCGCCGACGCCCAGGGCGTACGGGCCCGTGACCTGCTGCGCGACCGGATCGTGGACATCGTGGTGCCGGAGTACCCGGACGACACCGCCGAAGCCTTCCTGCGACGGATCGGTGCCGCGCTGGAACGCGAACTGCACACCGTGCTCGGGGCCGACCCGGCACAACGCCTGAGCACCCGCCTGGCGCGCTACCGAGGTATCGGGCTCTGA